Proteins encoded by one window of Desulfovulcanus ferrireducens:
- a CDS encoding DUF2802 domain-containing protein, with protein sequence MSYFQWTIFFSSIIEIILLVLVLFFFLRLRKSEALLAELQKKQHEFVEKLSFNAQLEQELVASFNQRQKELILLEEKLETRAKELSKLVKEAEKFTKSPLFLKQIIIAGYRSGQSIEELARTTGLTKDEIELIVDSDK encoded by the coding sequence ATGTCATATTTTCAATGGACAATTTTTTTCTCTAGCATTATTGAAATCATCCTCTTGGTTTTGGTACTATTTTTTTTCCTCCGCTTGAGAAAATCAGAAGCACTGCTTGCTGAGCTGCAAAAAAAACAACATGAATTTGTGGAGAAGTTATCCTTTAACGCCCAGTTAGAGCAGGAGTTGGTGGCCAGCTTTAACCAAAGGCAAAAAGAGCTTATTTTATTGGAAGAAAAATTAGAGACCAGGGCTAAAGAGTTATCAAAATTGGTCAAGGAGGCAGAAAAATTTACCAAGTCTCCCCTTTTTTTAAAACAAATTATCATCGCTGGATACCGTTCCGGACAATCAATTGAAGAACTGGCCAGGACCACTGGCCTAACCAAAGATGAAATTGAGCTTATTGTTGATTCTGACAAGTAA
- a CDS encoding glycosyltransferase family 2 protein, which produces MEKTNINLSVIIPVKDEEDNIFRLGQEVTSALSSTDWSWECLWVDDGSVDASLSRLKELHQKDKRHKFIQLDQNYGQSAAMFIGFKQARGEILVTLDGDGQNDPNDIPRLVKFLLEHNAHMVNGWRKNRQDSLIRKLSSKIGNGFRNLITKDNIKDVGCSIRAFKRECVQDIFLFRGMHRFLPTLVRINGYAKILEVPVNHRPRQFGQTKYGISNRLWVGLMDTLAVLWMRIRSVNPKIKTSSLD; this is translated from the coding sequence ATGGAGAAGACAAATATAAATCTAAGTGTGATCATCCCGGTAAAAGATGAAGAAGATAATATTTTCAGATTGGGTCAAGAGGTAACTAGCGCCCTATCTTCCACAGATTGGTCCTGGGAATGCCTATGGGTCGATGATGGCTCTGTGGATGCCAGTCTATCCCGACTCAAGGAATTACATCAAAAAGACAAGCGACATAAATTTATTCAACTGGACCAAAATTACGGTCAGTCTGCGGCCATGTTTATCGGCTTTAAGCAGGCTAGAGGTGAAATCCTGGTCACACTAGATGGCGACGGCCAAAATGACCCTAATGATATTCCCCGTCTAGTTAAATTTTTGCTCGAACACAACGCCCACATGGTTAATGGTTGGCGTAAGAACCGACAGGATAGCTTGATCCGAAAACTATCGTCCAAAATTGGAAATGGTTTTAGAAATCTTATAACTAAGGACAATATAAAAGATGTTGGCTGCTCAATCCGGGCATTCAAGCGGGAATGCGTCCAGGATATCTTTTTATTCAGAGGAATGCATAGATTTCTTCCTACTCTGGTACGTATAAATGGGTACGCAAAAATTTTGGAAGTCCCTGTCAACCACCGTCCCAGACAATTCGGTCAGACCAAATACGGCATCAGCAATAGACTTTGGGTAGGTCTCATGGATACCCTGGCTGTATTATGGATGCGTATTCGCAGCGTGAACCCAAAAATTAAAACGAGCTCTTTGGATTAA